Proteins encoded in a region of the Methylosinus trichosporium OB3b genome:
- a CDS encoding sugar transferase: MIVAATGAALVLRDNFEVTPERAAAAAPYLLCTLVSAAVILPAFGAHRSVWGFTGLPDLLRVAAATVAIVISAVTLGFVLNRMDGVARALPPLQGVLTLVFLIAARVSTWLWRRSGVAPGRAGAVLASTCRTVLVLGVGEVGALYLRAVSIHARDSIRIAGFLDDDGRHIGRSVHGYPVLGAPERVAELLRDLELHGVFVDAVVVAADFETLTPLAQRALLDLEASSDVVLEFLFDQLGLGGGSGRGVSAATFSVDPEEISKAIARPYWRVKRVLDVIGALVLLGALAPLLLLAVAISVIDVGWPPIFWQQRPGRFGRPFKLYKLRTMAPAHDEEGRRVPDELRASALGRLSRRLRLDELPQLLNILAGDMSFVGPRPLLPIDQPRGCMARLMATPGLTGWAQVKGGRAISAADKAALDIWYVRNASLALDIEIMLLTVSLVIFGDRVDPAAICDARRDLRQAAPRHLSESELAARRFLPTTREEAA; this comes from the coding sequence TTGATCGTCGCGGCCACGGGGGCTGCGCTCGTCCTCAGGGACAATTTCGAAGTCACTCCGGAGCGCGCCGCCGCCGCCGCTCCCTATTTGCTCTGCACGCTGGTTTCGGCGGCGGTGATCCTGCCGGCTTTCGGCGCGCATCGCTCGGTCTGGGGCTTCACCGGTCTTCCCGATCTGCTGCGCGTCGCCGCCGCGACCGTGGCGATCGTCATCAGCGCCGTGACGCTCGGCTTCGTGCTCAACCGCATGGACGGCGTCGCTCGCGCTCTGCCGCCGCTGCAGGGCGTGCTCACTCTGGTGTTCCTCATCGCGGCGCGCGTGTCGACATGGCTGTGGCGCCGCTCCGGCGTCGCTCCCGGCCGGGCCGGCGCCGTCCTCGCTTCGACCTGCCGCACGGTGCTGGTGCTCGGCGTCGGCGAGGTTGGCGCGCTCTATCTGCGCGCCGTTTCCATCCATGCGCGAGACTCTATCCGCATCGCCGGCTTTCTGGACGACGACGGGCGCCATATCGGGCGCTCGGTGCATGGCTATCCGGTGCTCGGGGCGCCGGAGCGCGTCGCCGAGCTGTTGCGCGATCTCGAGCTGCATGGAGTCTTTGTCGACGCCGTGGTGGTCGCCGCCGATTTCGAGACCTTGACGCCCCTCGCGCAGCGCGCTCTGCTCGATCTCGAAGCGTCGAGCGATGTCGTGCTCGAATTTCTGTTCGATCAGCTCGGCCTCGGCGGCGGAAGCGGCCGGGGCGTGAGCGCGGCGACGTTCTCCGTCGATCCCGAGGAGATCTCGAAAGCGATCGCACGTCCCTATTGGCGCGTGAAGCGCGTGCTGGATGTGATCGGCGCGCTCGTGCTGCTCGGCGCGCTGGCGCCGCTGCTGCTGCTCGCGGTGGCGATCAGCGTGATCGATGTCGGCTGGCCGCCGATCTTCTGGCAGCAGCGGCCGGGGCGCTTCGGTCGGCCGTTCAAGCTCTACAAGCTGCGGACCATGGCGCCGGCGCATGACGAGGAGGGCCGGCGGGTTCCGGACGAGCTGCGCGCCTCGGCGCTCGGCCGTCTCTCCCGGCGGCTACGGCTCGACGAGCTGCCGCAGCTCCTCAATATTCTCGCCGGGGACATGTCCTTCGTCGGCCCACGGCCGCTGCTGCCGATCGATCAGCCGCGCGGCTGCATGGCGCGACTGATGGCGACTCCGGGGCTCACCGGCTGGGCGCAGGTCAAGGGCGGCCGCGCCATCTCGGCCGCCGACAAGGCGGCGCTCGACATCTGGTATGTCCGCAACGCGTCGCTCGCGCTCGATATCGAGATCATGCTGCTGACCGTCTCGCTGGTGATCTTCGGCGACCGCGTCGATCCCGCTGCGATTTGCGACGCCCGGCGCGATCTGCGACAAGCGGCCCCGCGCCATCTCTCGGAGTCCGAGCTCGCCGCCCGGCGCTTCCTGCCGACGACGCGCGAGGAGGCGGCGTGA
- a CDS encoding prephenate/arogenate dehydrogenase family protein has translation MAEEGASAPIFDSVALIGLGLIGSSIARGIRAYGAARRIIAFDSSQEVRARVSALGIADDVVEALAAAARADLVILCVPVGVCGEVARALGPHLSPGAVLSDVGSVKAAVIAQVAPHLPPGVQFIPAHPIAGTEYSGPDAGFATLFQNRWCILTPQPQVDAAAAAKLTAFWTRLGANVETMSAAHHDLVLAVTSHLPHLIAYNIVGTAADLEEVTQSEVIKFSASGFRDFTRIAASDPTMWRDIFLNNKEAVLEMLGRFDEDLTALRRMIRCGDGDGLFALFTRTRAIRRSIVAQGQDTAAPDFGRAAAKNDPPAGR, from the coding sequence ATGGCTGAGGAGGGCGCCTCCGCGCCGATCTTCGACAGCGTCGCGCTGATCGGCCTCGGGCTCATCGGCTCGTCCATCGCACGCGGCATACGCGCCTATGGCGCGGCGCGGCGCATCATCGCTTTCGACTCATCGCAAGAGGTGCGCGCGCGGGTGAGCGCGCTCGGCATAGCCGACGATGTCGTGGAAGCGCTCGCCGCGGCGGCGCGCGCCGATCTCGTCATTCTCTGTGTGCCGGTCGGCGTCTGCGGCGAGGTGGCGCGCGCTCTCGGCCCGCATCTTTCGCCCGGCGCCGTTCTCTCCGACGTCGGCTCGGTGAAGGCTGCGGTGATCGCGCAGGTCGCGCCGCATCTGCCGCCGGGCGTGCAGTTCATTCCCGCTCATCCGATCGCCGGCACCGAATATTCCGGTCCCGACGCCGGCTTCGCGACTCTCTTCCAGAATCGCTGGTGCATTCTCACGCCGCAGCCGCAGGTCGATGCGGCGGCGGCGGCGAAGCTCACGGCCTTCTGGACGCGGCTCGGCGCCAATGTCGAGACCATGAGCGCCGCTCATCATGATCTGGTGCTGGCGGTGACGAGCCATCTGCCGCATCTCATCGCCTATAATATCGTCGGCACGGCCGCCGATCTCGAGGAGGTCACGCAGTCGGAGGTGATCAAATTCTCGGCGAGCGGCTTTCGCGATTTCACCCGCATCGCCGCCTCCGATCCGACCATGTGGCGTGATATCTTCTTGAACAACAAGGAGGCCGTGCTGGAGATGCTCGGCCGTTTCGACGAGGATTTGACGGCTCTGCGGCGCATGATCCGCTGCGGCGACGGCGACGGCCTGTTCGCTCTGTTCACACGCACGCGCGCCATCCGCCGCAGCATCGTCGCCCAGGGTCAGGACACGGCGGCTCCGGATTTCGGCCGCGCTGCGGCGAAGAACGATCCGCCCGCCGGCCGCTGA
- the hisC gene encoding histidinol-phosphate transaminase, whose protein sequence is MTKPVVRPSVLAIDPYVPGKSGAPGAARVFKLSANETPLGPSPRAIEALRALAPEIAAYPDGAATRLRQAIGAAHGLDPERVVCGAGSDNILALIALSFLREGDEAIYTQHGFLAYRIVILAAGGVPVIAPETDYRASVDAILGKVTERTKIVFVANPNNPTGSFLPRSEIERLADALPSHVLLVVDAAYAEYVRREDYSPALELAATRENVAVTRTFSKIYGLAGLRLGWGYASAQVVDAMNRVRDPFNVSSAAIVAGVAALEDKAHLSAAATHNERWLPWLTREIEALGLEVLPSVANFIAIRFPLEAGRTAADADRFLTARGLVLRAIGAYGMPQFLRLTIGSEEANRLVVAALGEFVASWRAAPRAAHG, encoded by the coding sequence ATGACGAAACCTGTCGTGCGGCCGAGCGTGCTGGCGATCGACCCTTACGTGCCGGGCAAGAGCGGCGCGCCCGGCGCCGCGCGCGTGTTCAAGCTCTCCGCCAATGAGACGCCGCTCGGGCCGTCGCCGCGGGCCATCGAGGCGTTGCGAGCGCTCGCGCCCGAGATCGCCGCCTATCCGGACGGCGCGGCGACGCGGCTGCGGCAGGCGATCGGCGCAGCCCATGGGCTCGATCCGGAGCGCGTCGTCTGCGGCGCCGGCTCGGACAATATTCTTGCGCTCATCGCGCTCTCCTTCCTGCGCGAGGGCGACGAGGCGATCTACACGCAACACGGCTTCCTCGCTTATCGCATTGTCATCCTCGCGGCCGGCGGCGTCCCGGTGATCGCGCCGGAAACCGATTATCGCGCGAGCGTCGACGCCATTCTCGGCAAGGTGACCGAGCGCACGAAAATCGTGTTCGTCGCCAATCCCAATAATCCGACCGGCAGCTTTCTGCCGAGGTCGGAGATCGAGCGGCTCGCCGACGCGCTGCCGTCGCATGTGCTGCTCGTCGTCGACGCGGCCTATGCGGAATATGTGCGTCGTGAAGACTATTCGCCGGCGCTCGAGCTGGCCGCAACGCGCGAGAATGTGGCGGTGACGCGCACCTTCTCGAAGATCTACGGGCTCGCGGGCCTCAGGCTCGGCTGGGGCTACGCTTCGGCGCAGGTGGTCGATGCGATGAACCGCGTACGAGATCCCTTCAATGTGAGCAGCGCGGCGATCGTGGCCGGCGTCGCAGCGCTCGAGGACAAAGCGCATCTTTCCGCGGCGGCGACGCATAACGAGCGCTGGCTGCCGTGGTTGACGCGCGAGATCGAGGCGCTCGGGCTCGAGGTTCTGCCGAGCGTCGCCAATTTCATCGCCATCCGCTTTCCTCTGGAGGCGGGCCGCACGGCGGCCGACGCCGACCGCTTCCTCACCGCGCGCGGGCTCGTGCTACGGGCCATCGGCGCTTATGGAATGCCGCAATTTCTGCGGCTGACCATCGGCTCCGAGGAGGCCAATCGCCTCGTCGTCGCGGCGCTCGGCGAATTCGTCGCCTCCTGGCGCGCGGCGCCGCGAGCCGCGCATGGCTGA
- a CDS encoding chorismate mutase, which yields MRDDALPNHDTETLEDLRAEIDRIDRDMHELLMRRGEIIDRLIAVKGQSGASAFRPDREAQMMRALVSRHSGLLPVDTVEGVWRIIVSTFTYMQAEYCVHADDSGGDAAMRDSARFHFGFTVPYVTHHGAGAVVAAVAASKGDLGMVRSAGAQDEGAWWVRLVGENAPKIIARLPFVERPNHPAGLPVLIVAKPLAEAASQDIALHAVTLPKWHDAALGAVGALAGEILAAAPHAGELSLLVAAPGRVASGQFVEELQRAGAGRAVAAPVGSHAARFELDQARSGVFAPRS from the coding sequence ATGCGAGACGACGCCTTGCCGAACCACGACACCGAGACGCTCGAGGACCTGCGCGCCGAGATCGACCGGATCGACCGCGACATGCACGAGCTGTTGATGCGGCGCGGCGAGATCATCGATCGGCTGATCGCGGTCAAGGGGCAGAGCGGCGCCTCCGCCTTCCGCCCGGACCGCGAGGCGCAGATGATGCGCGCGCTGGTGTCGCGCCACAGCGGCCTGCTGCCGGTCGACACGGTCGAGGGCGTCTGGCGCATCATCGTCTCGACCTTCACCTACATGCAGGCCGAATATTGCGTCCACGCCGATGATTCCGGCGGCGACGCGGCCATGCGCGACAGCGCCCGCTTCCACTTCGGCTTCACTGTGCCCTATGTGACGCATCACGGCGCCGGCGCCGTGGTCGCGGCGGTGGCGGCGTCGAAGGGCGATCTCGGCATGGTGCGCTCGGCCGGCGCGCAGGACGAGGGCGCCTGGTGGGTCCGCCTCGTCGGTGAGAACGCGCCCAAGATCATCGCGCGCCTGCCCTTCGTCGAGCGGCCCAATCATCCGGCCGGCCTGCCGGTGCTGATCGTCGCCAAGCCGCTCGCCGAGGCGGCCTCGCAGGACATCGCGCTGCACGCCGTCACTCTGCCGAAATGGCATGATGCGGCGCTGGGCGCGGTCGGCGCGCTCGCCGGAGAGATTCTCGCCGCCGCGCCTCATGCGGGCGAATTGTCGCTGCTGGTCGCCGCGCCGGGGCGCGTCGCGAGCGGGCAATTCGTCGAGGAATTGCAGCGCGCCGGCGCCGGCCGCGCCGTGGCCGCGCCGGTCGGCAGCCATGCGGCGCGTTTCGAGCTGGATCAGGCGCGCAGCGGCGTTTTCGCCCCGAGGAGTTGA
- a CDS encoding NfeD family protein, with product MRPKMELFYDPANLALVVGLALLALDIAVIGLSPLMFFAIGALAASALLYLTGLRPSLIETAALAAALSLAIALIGKKPLQRFQNADVEEDRSSDLIGRELTTTHEVTKTGGKVHWSGVDWRARLAPDAVADSLAPGARAKVTAIESLTLVLTPSAEKRG from the coding sequence GTGAGGCCCAAGATGGAGCTGTTCTACGATCCCGCCAATCTCGCCCTCGTCGTCGGCCTCGCGCTGCTGGCGCTCGACATTGCGGTGATCGGACTGTCGCCGCTGATGTTCTTCGCCATCGGCGCGCTCGCGGCCAGCGCGCTGCTCTATCTCACCGGCTTGCGGCCGTCGCTGATCGAGACCGCGGCGCTCGCCGCGGCGCTGAGCCTCGCCATCGCGCTCATCGGCAAAAAGCCGCTGCAGCGCTTTCAGAACGCCGATGTCGAGGAGGATCGGAGCAGCGACCTCATCGGCCGCGAGCTGACGACCACGCATGAGGTGACGAAGACGGGCGGCAAGGTGCATTGGTCCGGCGTCGATTGGCGCGCGCGCCTCGCGCCGGACGCCGTGGCGGACAGCCTCGCGCCGGGCGCGCGAGCGAAGGTGACGGCGATCGAGAGCCTCACTCTGGTGCTGACGCCGTCCGCGGAGAAGCGCGGCTGA
- a CDS encoding SPFH domain-containing protein has protein sequence MGPSLLFIGAAAIALLILDQSLALGLPLGLLHSPVFWFAYVAALALATMVRFVRQQTVLVIERLGRYNRTLGAGVNFVWPIVERAAYTFDLREQVIDVPEQDAITRDNASVTIDGVLYYKIVNARDAAYGAQDINRAIINLAQTSMRSAIGSMELDKTFENRSEINERVVRAVSDAAQLWGAHVTRYEIKDIAMPESLRQSMERQMKAERDKRATVLESEGVKQSEINRAEGEKQAAILRAEGQARAIELVRKQITEEGGDKAVQLEVAKSAIEQYGRLAKTGNSLVLMGEGADPAGWVAKAMAVLKMANAAGAVAPKSAQPWQKSE, from the coding sequence ATGGGTCCTTCGCTGCTCTTCATCGGCGCCGCCGCCATCGCTCTGCTGATTCTCGATCAGAGCCTCGCGCTCGGCCTGCCGCTCGGCTTGCTGCACAGCCCCGTCTTCTGGTTCGCTTACGTCGCCGCGCTCGCGCTCGCCACCATGGTGCGCTTTGTGCGCCAGCAGACCGTGCTCGTCATCGAGCGGCTCGGCCGCTACAACCGCACGCTCGGCGCCGGCGTCAATTTCGTCTGGCCGATCGTCGAGCGCGCCGCCTATACATTCGATCTGCGCGAGCAGGTGATCGACGTTCCCGAGCAGGACGCCATCACCAGGGACAACGCCAGCGTGACCATCGACGGCGTGCTCTATTACAAGATCGTCAACGCCAGGGACGCCGCCTATGGCGCGCAGGACATCAACCGCGCCATCATCAATCTGGCGCAGACCAGCATGCGCTCGGCGATCGGCTCCATGGAGCTCGATAAGACCTTCGAGAACAGAAGCGAGATCAACGAGCGCGTCGTCCGCGCCGTGTCGGACGCGGCGCAGCTCTGGGGCGCGCATGTGACGCGCTACGAGATCAAGGATATCGCCATGCCCGAATCTCTGCGCCAGTCGATGGAGCGGCAGATGAAGGCCGAGCGCGACAAGCGCGCGACCGTGCTCGAATCGGAAGGCGTGAAGCAGTCCGAGATCAACCGCGCCGAGGGCGAGAAGCAGGCGGCGATCCTGCGCGCCGAGGGCCAGGCGCGGGCGATCGAGTTGGTCCGCAAGCAGATCACCGAGGAGGGCGGCGACAAGGCTGTGCAGCTCGAGGTGGCGAAGTCCGCCATCGAGCAATATGGACGGCTCGCCAAGACCGGCAATTCGCTGGTGCTGATGGGGGAGGGCGCCGATCCCGCCGGCTGGGTGGCCAAGGCCATGGCCGTGCTGAAGATGGCGAACGCCGCCGGCGCCGTCGCGCCCAAGAGCGCGCAGCCTTGGCAGAAGAGCGAGTAG
- the cobS gene encoding adenosylcobinamide-GDP ribazoletransferase translates to MDRALRDDFFACLRFYSRLPVPAPRGHEMPDFRTAVRALPLAGAVIGACAAAALLAARALGLPPFLAAALAVGALVLVTGALHEDGLADLADGFGGGATREEKLEIMRDSRLGSYGAIALTLSLMLRVGALSALAERSVLQAAAALVFTAALSRTAGLLPIMMLAPARGDGAGHAALRPFEQALRTAALLVLATALPPLAAGAPLGGALLAIAGAAGAAYAMTKLAERQIGGLTGDVLGAAQQAAEIAALLALAAR, encoded by the coding sequence ATGGACCGCGCGCTTCGAGACGATTTTTTCGCCTGCCTTCGCTTCTACTCCCGCCTGCCGGTTCCGGCGCCGCGGGGGCATGAGATGCCGGACTTTCGCACCGCCGTGCGGGCGCTGCCGCTCGCCGGGGCGGTCATCGGCGCCTGCGCCGCCGCGGCGCTGCTGGCGGCGCGCGCGCTCGGCCTGCCGCCCTTTCTGGCGGCGGCTCTCGCCGTCGGCGCGCTCGTCCTCGTCACCGGCGCGCTGCATGAGGACGGGCTCGCCGATCTCGCCGACGGATTCGGCGGCGGCGCGACGCGCGAGGAAAAGCTCGAGATCATGCGCGACAGCCGGCTCGGCTCTTATGGCGCGATCGCGCTGACGCTGTCGCTGATGCTGCGCGTCGGCGCGCTGTCGGCCCTCGCCGAGCGCTCCGTCCTGCAAGCGGCGGCGGCGCTCGTCTTCACGGCGGCGCTGTCGCGCACGGCGGGGCTGCTGCCGATCATGATGCTGGCCCCGGCGCGCGGCGACGGCGCCGGCCACGCCGCTCTGCGTCCATTCGAGCAGGCGCTGCGGACGGCGGCGCTCCTCGTTCTCGCGACCGCTCTGCCGCCACTCGCGGCGGGGGCGCCGCTCGGCGGCGCCCTGCTCGCCATAGCCGGCGCGGCGGGGGCTGCCTACGCGATGACGAAGCTGGCGGAACGCCAGATCGGCGGCCTCACCGGCGATGTCCTCGGCGCCGCGCAGCAAGCCGCCGAGATCGCCGCGCTGCTCGCCCTCGCGGCGCGATGA
- a CDS encoding type II toxin-antitoxin system Phd/YefM family antitoxin, whose protein sequence is MRISVTEAKAQLTELVRLAEAGEEVILTRHGHSAVRLVPVRAAPDRASRRALLEAIRASAAAKATPGPNAARSQDFLYGEDGLPE, encoded by the coding sequence ATGCGCATCTCCGTGACGGAAGCAAAAGCCCAGCTGACGGAACTCGTGCGATTGGCCGAAGCGGGAGAAGAGGTCATTCTCACCCGCCACGGCCACTCCGCCGTCCGTTTGGTTCCGGTCAGGGCCGCGCCGGACAGAGCGTCTCGCCGAGCTTTGCTCGAGGCGATACGGGCGTCCGCGGCCGCAAAAGCGACGCCGGGACCGAACGCCGCCCGCAGTCAGGATTTCCTCTATGGCGAGGACGGCCTGCCGGAATGA
- a CDS encoding type II toxin-antitoxin system VapC family toxin, whose amino-acid sequence MIAVDTSALMAIVLGEAEADACIAALSTKDALVISAGTLAEALIVAGRRNVGDEMARLIDELGFEVVPVTTASARRVALAYRKWGKGVHPASLNFGDCFAYVAAQERGCGLLYIGDDFRRTDVESAL is encoded by the coding sequence ATGATCGCGGTCGACACATCCGCTTTGATGGCGATCGTGCTCGGCGAGGCGGAGGCCGACGCCTGCATCGCGGCGCTCTCGACAAAGGACGCGCTCGTGATCTCGGCGGGCACGCTCGCTGAAGCTCTGATCGTCGCCGGCCGCCGCAACGTCGGCGACGAGATGGCCCGGCTGATCGACGAGCTGGGCTTCGAGGTTGTTCCGGTGACGACCGCTTCGGCCCGCCGAGTCGCGCTCGCCTATCGCAAATGGGGAAAGGGCGTTCACCCCGCTTCGCTGAATTTTGGCGACTGCTTCGCCTATGTGGCTGCGCAGGAGCGAGGGTGCGGCTTGCTGTATATCGGAGATGATTTTCGCCGGACGGATGTCGAGAGCGCGCTTTGA
- the dusA gene encoding tRNA dihydrouridine(20/20a) synthase DusA, translating into MKSLTNQDIRFSTAPMMDWTDRHCRFFHRLMSRRARLYTEMLTTGAVIFGDRQRLLGFDPAERPLALQLGGSDPLDLAKATRIAEPFGYDEINLNVGCPSDRVQNGAFGACLMLRPDLVADCVSAMKDAVDLPVTVKCRIGVDDQDPRTALFALCERVVAAGCDALVVHARKAWLAGLSPKENRDVPPLDYALVHELKRAFPTLPIAINGGIETIEQMRAQLEHVDGVMIGRAAYHNPELLLAVDPQLFGEPAPLPDGFAAVEAFIPYVEAQLRRGERLASMTRHMLGLFAGRPGARAFRRRLAAEAVRPGAGVETLLSAVDEVRCATQRIAETAEA; encoded by the coding sequence ATGAAATCGCTTACAAATCAAGATATTAGGTTCTCTACCGCCCCGATGATGGACTGGACCGACCGGCATTGCCGGTTCTTCCATCGGCTAATGTCGCGCCGCGCGCGGCTCTATACGGAGATGCTCACCACCGGCGCCGTGATCTTCGGCGACCGCCAGCGGCTGCTCGGCTTCGATCCTGCCGAGCGTCCGCTCGCGCTGCAGCTCGGCGGCTCCGATCCGCTCGATCTGGCCAAGGCCACGCGCATCGCCGAGCCCTTCGGCTATGACGAGATCAATCTCAATGTCGGCTGTCCGTCGGACCGGGTGCAGAACGGCGCTTTCGGCGCCTGTCTGATGCTGCGCCCCGATCTCGTCGCCGATTGCGTGAGCGCGATGAAGGATGCGGTCGATCTTCCCGTCACCGTCAAATGCCGCATCGGCGTCGACGATCAGGACCCGCGCACGGCGCTGTTCGCGCTGTGCGAGCGGGTCGTCGCCGCCGGTTGCGACGCGCTCGTCGTGCATGCGCGAAAAGCCTGGCTCGCGGGGCTCTCGCCAAAGGAGAATCGCGACGTCCCGCCGCTCGATTACGCGCTCGTGCATGAGCTGAAGCGCGCCTTTCCCACTCTGCCGATCGCGATCAATGGCGGGATCGAGACGATCGAGCAGATGCGGGCGCAGCTCGAGCATGTCGACGGCGTGATGATCGGCCGCGCCGCTTATCACAATCCTGAGCTATTGCTCGCGGTCGATCCGCAGCTGTTCGGCGAGCCGGCGCCGCTCCCGGACGGTTTCGCCGCGGTCGAGGCGTTCATACCTTATGTCGAGGCGCAGTTGCGGCGCGGCGAGCGGCTCGCATCGATGACGCGCCATATGCTCGGGCTATTCGCCGGGAGGCCCGGCGCGCGCGCTTTCCGTCGCCGCCTCGCTGCGGAGGCCGTGCGTCCCGGCGCCGGGGTCGAGACCTTGCTGTCGGCCGTCGACGAGGTGCGCTGCGCGACGCAGAGGATCGCCGAGACGGCCGAAGCGTGA
- a CDS encoding conjugal transfer protein TraD, translating to MRTWQIERRKRTRHLIELGGLVVKAGIVDLTGDDRAIIFGALLWMADKLQSDQGEHARALWTAKGKQTFGDG from the coding sequence ATGCGAACATGGCAGATCGAGCGCCGCAAGCGCACGCGACATCTGATCGAACTCGGCGGGCTGGTCGTCAAAGCCGGCATCGTCGACCTGACCGGTGACGATCGCGCCATCATTTTCGGCGCGCTCCTCTGGATGGCGGACAAGCTTCAAAGCGATCAGGGCGAACATGCACGTGCACTCTGGACCGCGAAGGGGAAGCAAACGTTCGGGGATGGCTGA
- a CDS encoding conjugal transfer protein TraD has product MRKPRDFDAELKSIEHKARDLRNRKVQQLGELVISTGADALNAEELAGALIVLAETKDAGKREAWAKRGAAYFQGRSRRTASAPSRDTGGASAQQSGAQPSSGGAGAA; this is encoded by the coding sequence ATGCGCAAGCCACGGGACTTCGACGCGGAACTGAAGTCGATCGAACACAAGGCGCGAGACCTCAGAAACCGCAAGGTGCAACAGCTTGGCGAGCTGGTCATTTCGACTGGAGCCGACGCGCTCAACGCGGAGGAGCTGGCGGGAGCGTTGATCGTTCTGGCCGAAACCAAGGATGCCGGAAAGAGGGAGGCATGGGCGAAACGCGGGGCCGCGTACTTTCAGGGCCGGTCGCGACGAACTGCATCGGCGCCTAGCCGCGACACTGGTGGCGCTTCGGCGCAACAGAGTGGCGCGCAACCGTCATCAGGCGGCGCAGGCGCGGCATGA